A part of Verrucomicrobiales bacterium genomic DNA contains:
- a CDS encoding patatin-like phospholipase family protein codes for MIGLALSGGGSRAMAFHLGCLRALDDLELLERVGVLSTISGGSVIGAYYAYSPGVSFEEFEAKIRVFLRAGFHSQIALELLKPRNLVIGLGVGICAHAQDWIGYFTKREPRLTRFWSRTHAFENVLRKNVYPNLSLSSPRRNALEVVIGACELRTGTAFRFGNGKSGNWRHGEMVENDTPLSLAVAASAAYPILLPAFDKTLLFRKGGVQNSTRVLLTDGGVYDNLGVQVLEPGRDPRVSLHTFPCDYIISCNAGQGQEAGLGVPLGFGMRLKRGFEVVHRRVQDTAMHHLHSLKETGRLRGFAMPYLGQQDSSLPWRPSVLVPREKVIEYPTDFAAMSDEWIDALSSRGEQLTRILVSAYLPELLG; via the coding sequence ATGATCGGCCTTGCCCTATCGGGTGGGGGCTCTCGTGCGATGGCTTTTCACCTCGGCTGTCTCCGTGCTTTAGACGATCTCGAATTGCTTGAGAGGGTCGGAGTGCTTTCAACGATATCTGGTGGGTCCGTGATCGGAGCGTACTACGCCTATTCCCCGGGGGTATCCTTTGAGGAGTTTGAGGCCAAGATTCGCGTTTTTCTCCGGGCGGGATTTCACAGCCAGATAGCGCTGGAACTACTGAAACCTCGGAATTTGGTGATTGGATTGGGTGTGGGTATTTGCGCTCACGCCCAGGACTGGATCGGATACTTCACCAAACGGGAGCCGCGGCTAACACGATTTTGGTCCCGTACTCACGCCTTCGAGAACGTGTTAAGGAAGAACGTCTACCCCAACTTGAGCCTCTCGTCGCCCCGCCGGAATGCACTGGAGGTCGTCATCGGAGCGTGTGAGCTGCGTACGGGGACCGCCTTTCGATTTGGTAACGGAAAGTCAGGGAACTGGCGTCATGGGGAAATGGTTGAAAACGACACTCCACTTTCCCTCGCGGTAGCCGCCTCGGCAGCTTATCCCATATTGTTGCCGGCATTTGACAAGACACTCCTGTTTCGGAAAGGGGGCGTCCAGAATTCGACCCGCGTGCTGCTTACCGATGGTGGCGTGTATGATAACCTTGGAGTTCAAGTGCTGGAACCGGGACGCGACCCGAGGGTCAGCCTGCATACGTTTCCCTGCGACTACATAATTTCTTGCAACGCCGGGCAGGGCCAAGAAGCTGGTCTGGGAGTACCGCTCGGCTTTGGGATGCGACTAAAACGGGGATTTGAGGTGGTGCACCGACGGGTCCAGGACACAGCGATGCATCATCTGCACAGCCTTAAGGAGACGGGCCGACTGCGCGGATTCGCTATGCCCTACCTCGGCCAGCAGGATTCTTCGCTACCGTGGAGGCCTTCGGTGCTTGTGCCGCGGGAGAAAGTCATCGAATATCCGACCGACTTTGCAGCTATGTCGGACGAGTGGATCGATGCACTATCAAGTCGTGGGGAGCAGTTGACCCGGATTCTGGTGTCGGCATACCTCCCCGAGCTGCTAGGTTGA